One window of the Rhizorhabdus dicambivorans genome contains the following:
- a CDS encoding MlaC/ttg2D family ABC transporter substrate-binding protein: MKKIIHLAGAAMLMGSMLAAPIAPAQAAVVANQDAGAFINSLGAESFAVLKTGNKAAVRTKFRELLSQHFAIDAIGERLIRRWQNQITPAQKAAYKAAIPNFIIGTYSDNLYDYANATMKVIRTAPAGSGFNVVTQVQKPGAQPISAVWSVAKVSGAFKVTNLTVANINLAVTQGQDFDAIIQRKGIDGLIAMMKARG, encoded by the coding sequence ATGAAGAAGATCATCCACCTTGCCGGCGCGGCGATGCTGATGGGCAGCATGCTCGCCGCCCCGATCGCCCCGGCGCAGGCCGCGGTCGTCGCCAACCAGGATGCCGGCGCGTTCATCAACTCGCTGGGCGCCGAGAGCTTCGCAGTGCTCAAGACCGGCAACAAGGCGGCGGTCCGCACCAAATTCCGCGAATTGCTGTCCCAGCATTTCGCGATCGACGCGATCGGGGAGCGGCTGATCCGCCGCTGGCAGAACCAGATCACCCCGGCGCAGAAGGCGGCCTATAAGGCGGCCATCCCCAATTTCATCATCGGCACCTATTCGGACAATCTGTACGATTATGCCAATGCGACGATGAAGGTGATCCGCACTGCTCCGGCCGGCAGCGGTTTCAATGTCGTGACCCAGGTGCAGAAGCCGGGCGCGCAGCCGATCAGCGCCGTGTGGTCCGTGGCCAAGGTCAGCGGCGCTTTCAAGGTGACGAACCTGACCGTGGCGAACATCAACCTTGCCGTAACCCAGGGCCAGGATTTCGATGCGATCATCCAGCGCAAGGGAATCGACGGCCTCATTGCCATGATGAAGGCGCGCGGCTAA
- a CDS encoding phage holin family protein, translating to MQTGQPEEQEPIGALLARLVEDGRALAKAELALFRTDFYRRIGRARTGALFLLIGAMMGQAAAVTFLVTLSFLLTPWLGRLGAASLSVLLGLGLAALLIRIGVRKLLLVVEDPEEDEDGDGLPDYPSPVDELFERVRLRSQAARNQLVETVGETQARLHPQALIADLADMMVDQAQAMSHRAVDAIRRRPVRATAAVIALLLVLIRPPLYGMMTGLARATRRRTASFTDKRAGNPAQDEEISA from the coding sequence TTGCAAACGGGGCAACCAGAGGAACAGGAGCCGATCGGCGCGCTGCTGGCGCGGCTGGTCGAAGACGGCCGCGCGCTTGCCAAGGCCGAGCTGGCGCTGTTCCGTACCGACTTCTATCGCCGCATCGGCCGGGCCCGGACCGGCGCGCTGTTCCTGCTGATCGGCGCGATGATGGGCCAGGCGGCGGCGGTGACTTTTCTCGTCACCCTCTCCTTCCTGCTGACGCCATGGCTCGGCCGGCTCGGCGCTGCCTCCCTTTCGGTGCTGCTCGGCCTCGGCCTGGCGGCGTTGTTGATCCGGATCGGCGTGCGCAAGCTGCTACTGGTGGTTGAGGACCCCGAAGAAGACGAGGATGGCGACGGCCTGCCGGATTATCCGAGCCCGGTCGACGAGTTGTTCGAGCGGGTAAGGCTGCGTTCCCAGGCAGCCCGCAACCAGCTGGTGGAAACGGTGGGCGAGACCCAGGCACGGCTCCATCCGCAGGCGCTGATAGCCGATCTGGCCGATATGATGGTCGATCAGGCCCAGGCCATGAGCCATCGCGCGGTCGATGCGATCCGGCGGCGGCCGGTTCGCGCTACGGCGGCGGTGATCGCACTGCTGCTGGTTCTGATACGTCCGCCGCTTTATGGGATGATGACGGGTCTGGCGCGTGCAACCCGGCGCCGCACGGCGAGTTTCACCGACAAGCGGGCCGGAAATCCGGCCCAGGATGAGGAGATCAGCGCATGA
- the eno gene encoding phosphopyruvate hydratase: protein MTAIVDVHARQIIDSRGNPTVEVDITLEDGSFGRAAVPSGASTGAYEAVEKRDGGKAWLGKGVQDAVDAANGEIAEAIIGMEAEDQGEIDARMIELDGTPNKGRLGANAILGASLAVARAAADARALPLYRYVGGVSAQVLPVPMMNIINGGAHADNPIDFQEFMIMPVGADTLFDAVRCGSEIFHTLKKALHDKGLATAVGDEGGFAPNLASAPDALDFIMSSIEKAGYRPGDDVVLALDCAATEFFKDGVYDFHGEGVKRSPAEMADYLADLCARYPIVSIEDGMGEDDFEGWKILTDKIGGTCQLVGDDLFVTNPKRLAQGIKDGLANSLLVKVNQIGTLSETLEAVNMAQRAGYTAVMSHRSGETEDSTIADLAVATNCGQIKTGSLARSDRLAKYNQLIRIEEELGPVATYAGRAAIKALR from the coding sequence ATGACCGCCATCGTCGACGTCCATGCCCGCCAGATCATCGACAGCCGCGGCAACCCCACGGTCGAAGTCGACATCACGCTGGAGGACGGCAGCTTCGGCCGCGCGGCGGTGCCTTCGGGCGCCTCGACCGGCGCCTATGAGGCGGTCGAGAAGCGGGATGGCGGCAAGGCCTGGCTGGGCAAGGGCGTGCAGGACGCGGTCGACGCCGCCAATGGCGAGATCGCCGAGGCGATTATCGGCATGGAGGCCGAGGACCAGGGCGAGATCGACGCGCGCATGATCGAACTCGACGGAACACCGAACAAGGGCCGCCTGGGCGCCAACGCGATCCTCGGTGCCAGCCTCGCGGTCGCGCGCGCGGCGGCGGATGCCCGCGCACTGCCGCTCTATCGCTATGTCGGTGGTGTTTCGGCGCAGGTGCTGCCGGTGCCGATGATGAACATCATCAATGGCGGCGCCCATGCCGACAATCCGATCGACTTCCAGGAATTCATGATCATGCCGGTCGGCGCGGATACGCTGTTCGACGCGGTCCGCTGCGGTTCGGAAATCTTCCACACGCTGAAGAAGGCGCTGCACGACAAGGGGCTGGCGACGGCGGTCGGCGACGAGGGCGGCTTCGCGCCCAACCTCGCTAGCGCGCCCGACGCGCTCGACTTCATCATGTCCTCGATCGAGAAGGCCGGCTACAGGCCCGGCGACGACGTGGTGCTCGCACTCGATTGCGCCGCGACCGAGTTCTTCAAGGACGGCGTCTATGATTTCCATGGCGAGGGCGTGAAGCGCTCGCCCGCCGAAATGGCCGATTATCTCGCCGATCTCTGCGCCCGCTATCCGATCGTCTCGATCGAAGACGGCATGGGCGAGGATGATTTCGAGGGCTGGAAGATACTGACCGACAAGATCGGCGGCACGTGCCAGCTCGTCGGCGACGATCTATTCGTGACCAACCCGAAGCGCCTGGCCCAGGGCATCAAGGATGGCCTGGCCAATTCGCTGCTGGTCAAGGTCAACCAGATCGGCACCCTGTCCGAAACGCTGGAAGCGGTGAACATGGCGCAGCGCGCCGGCTACACCGCCGTCATGTCGCACCGCTCTGGCGAGACCGAGGATTCGACGATCGCGGACCTCGCCGTCGCCACCAATTGCGGACAGATCAAGACCGGCAGCCTGGCCCGATCGGACCGGCTCGCTAAGTACAACCAGCTCATCCGCATCGAGGAGGAGCTGGGCCCGGTCGCCACCTATGCCGGCCGTGCTGCGATCAAGGCGCTCCGCTGA
- a CDS encoding sensor histidine kinase produces MNRFRGLIAIQQRIAAGSGALQDVLQAIVDETSVMPQANGVVIELRDADQLYYAAASGSSAPMVGLRLPLNASLSGMSILTGQPLQCDDSETDSRVNRAACRRVGLRSMIVVPIPHQGQTVGVLKYHAPQIAAFTDEDMLVAHLLVGPIAVGFSSIAEADAQKASAELRKIVQLKEQFVSSVNHELRTPLTSISGALTLLTSGAVELPETAAPLIEIAARNAKRLKRLVDDLLDLDRIDGGKLKYVIEETDLCALLLDVVEQTSPFAAEAGVRLTLDAPRRPVLAMTDGDRLFQVVANLISNAAKFSPAGSTVQVILLPASAGARIRVVDEGPGIPAEFRPRLFDRFSQSPHTEGLSNMPGTGLGLAISRSIVEQLGGKLDLDETYFTGAAFEISLPLRAPALRQDAA; encoded by the coding sequence GTGAACAGATTTCGCGGCCTCATCGCGATTCAGCAGCGGATCGCGGCCGGCAGCGGTGCCCTGCAAGACGTGTTGCAGGCGATCGTCGACGAAACCTCGGTGATGCCGCAGGCCAATGGGGTCGTCATCGAGCTGCGCGATGCCGATCAGCTCTATTATGCCGCCGCCAGCGGCTCCTCGGCGCCGATGGTCGGGCTGCGGCTGCCGCTCAATGCCAGCCTGTCGGGGATGAGCATCCTCACCGGCCAGCCCTTGCAATGCGACGATTCGGAAACCGACTCGCGCGTCAATCGTGCCGCCTGCCGCCGGGTCGGCCTGCGTTCGATGATCGTCGTGCCGATCCCGCATCAGGGGCAGACGGTGGGCGTGCTCAAATATCACGCGCCGCAGATCGCCGCATTCACCGATGAGGACATGCTGGTTGCGCACCTCCTGGTCGGCCCGATAGCGGTGGGCTTCAGCAGCATCGCCGAAGCCGATGCCCAGAAGGCGAGCGCTGAACTGCGCAAGATCGTCCAGCTCAAGGAGCAGTTCGTCTCATCGGTCAACCATGAGCTGCGGACCCCGCTGACCTCCATCTCGGGCGCACTGACGCTCCTGACCAGCGGTGCGGTCGAGCTACCCGAAACGGCGGCGCCGCTGATCGAAATCGCTGCGCGCAACGCGAAGAGGCTCAAACGGCTCGTCGACGACCTGCTGGATCTCGACCGGATCGACGGCGGGAAGCTAAAATATGTCATAGAGGAAACAGACCTCTGCGCGCTGCTGCTCGATGTCGTGGAACAGACATCTCCTTTTGCGGCGGAGGCCGGCGTGCGCCTTACCCTCGATGCCCCGCGCCGCCCGGTACTGGCGATGACTGATGGCGACCGGCTGTTTCAGGTCGTCGCCAATTTGATCTCCAACGCCGCCAAATTCTCGCCCGCGGGGTCGACGGTGCAGGTCATACTTCTTCCCGCCAGCGCGGGTGCGCGTATCCGCGTGGTGGATGAGGGGCCCGGGATTCCTGCGGAGTTCCGACCTCGACTGTTCGATCGGTTCAGCCAGTCTCCCCACACCGAGGGACTGAGCAACATGCCCGGCACCGGACTCGGCCTTGCCATCTCCAGATCCATCGTCGAACAGCTAGGCGGCAAGCTGGACCTCGACGAGACTTACTTCACCGGCGCTGCATTCGAGATATCGCTGCCTCTGCGGGCGCCGGCCCTTCGTCAGGACGCCGCCTGA
- a CDS encoding lipopolysaccharide biosynthesis protein: MTPVPESAPAGSQALREGDDIKALAKGGRTSFFGFVLRLAARIPFLFIAGRIYGAEALGRFAYAVIIVEFVATLATLGLKRGLAEQLSGTDRPHVHVVWDALLVGAIASAAAAVILGMFPQIMFPNSGINGLEWLLPLTIFALVWSDIALAALAYRLDIGATVRARSIIEPWTISIAAFALSFYSLRDGLIISYVISMGAALVASVWPLMKSFGWPRGWRPHPAALFHLTRRNVPLAAADAIEWGSRRLDIAILGLFFSPAIVGIYYVAQQVASLPQKLKTSFDPILGPVITRNLEAGNRVAVARQVRQVGFWIIAAQAAVGLALGIPGEGVMGLVGPNFVAGTAALAFLLVAEVVAATAAVSEAALIYVARHLNLWISLAMIGIQIILSFTFVLILRDEFGLPPIWQAAGPAIALATALGIASIMKARLLSRLLGAPVSGWRWPLIWAAAAAAAIGYFATKLPEWAELSLGIPAILLVFGLVVWRFGFTSEDRMLFRFREG, encoded by the coding sequence TTGACCCCAGTTCCCGAAAGCGCTCCTGCCGGCTCGCAGGCACTCAGGGAGGGCGACGACATCAAGGCGCTCGCCAAGGGCGGGCGGACGAGTTTTTTCGGCTTCGTGCTTCGCCTTGCTGCGCGCATTCCCTTCCTGTTCATCGCCGGCCGCATCTACGGGGCCGAGGCGCTGGGGCGCTTTGCCTATGCGGTGATCATCGTCGAGTTCGTGGCGACCCTTGCCACGCTGGGCCTCAAGCGCGGCCTTGCCGAACAGCTTTCGGGTACCGATCGCCCGCATGTTCATGTGGTATGGGATGCCCTTCTGGTAGGCGCGATCGCCTCGGCGGCGGCGGCTGTGATACTGGGCATGTTCCCACAGATCATGTTTCCGAACAGCGGCATCAACGGACTCGAATGGCTGCTGCCTCTGACCATTTTCGCGCTCGTCTGGTCGGATATCGCGCTCGCGGCGCTGGCCTATCGGCTCGATATCGGTGCCACGGTGCGGGCACGCTCGATCATCGAGCCCTGGACGATCAGCATCGCCGCCTTCGCGCTCTCCTTCTACTCGCTGCGTGACGGATTGATCATCTCCTACGTCATCTCGATGGGGGCGGCGCTGGTCGCCTCGGTCTGGCCGCTGATGAAGAGCTTCGGATGGCCGCGCGGCTGGCGGCCCCATCCTGCAGCCCTGTTTCACCTGACCCGGCGCAACGTGCCGCTAGCCGCCGCCGACGCGATCGAATGGGGTTCGCGTCGCCTCGACATCGCGATACTGGGCCTGTTCTTCTCGCCCGCGATCGTGGGCATCTATTATGTCGCCCAGCAGGTCGCGTCCCTGCCCCAGAAGCTGAAGACCAGCTTCGATCCGATTCTGGGCCCGGTCATCACCCGCAATCTCGAGGCGGGAAACCGCGTCGCCGTGGCCAGGCAGGTTCGTCAGGTCGGCTTCTGGATCATCGCCGCGCAGGCTGCGGTTGGCCTCGCTCTGGGCATTCCCGGCGAAGGGGTGATGGGCCTGGTCGGCCCCAATTTCGTCGCTGGCACCGCCGCCCTCGCCTTCCTGCTGGTGGCGGAGGTGGTGGCCGCCACCGCCGCCGTGTCGGAAGCCGCGCTGATCTATGTCGCCCGCCACCTCAACCTCTGGATATCGCTGGCCATGATCGGCATCCAGATCATCCTGAGCTTCACCTTCGTGCTGATCCTGCGCGACGAATTCGGCCTGCCGCCGATCTGGCAGGCGGCGGGTCCGGCGATCGCGCTGGCGACGGCGCTCGGCATCGCGTCGATCATGAAGGCGCGGCTGCTGTCCAGGCTGCTCGGAGCACCGGTGTCCGGCTGGCGCTGGCCGCTGATCTGGGCGGCGGCGGCGGCGGCGGCGATCGGCTATTTCGCGACCAAGCTGCCCGAATGGGCCGAGTTGTCGCTCGGTATCCCCGCAATATTACTGGTCTTCGGCCTGGTCGTGTGGCGCTTCGGCTTCACCAGCGAAGACCGGATGCTGTTCCGCTTCCGCGAAGGCTGA
- the purH gene encoding bifunctional phosphoribosylaminoimidazolecarboxamide formyltransferase/IMP cyclohydrolase produces the protein MKTPTTPAPDKVTIKRALLSVSDKSGLVELGQALAGWGVELVSTGGTAKALREAGLEVKDVSDITGFPEMMDGRVKTLHPMVHGGLLSVRDDPEHAKAMTDHGIGAIDLVVVNLYPFAQTVAKGAGRDEIIENIDIGGPSMVRSAAKNHGYVTIATDPADYAEIIASGGSTSLETRKRFAAKAFAATATYDAMISSWFAFGDQQQLFPEALSVPLRKAEGLRYGENPHQQAALYVPAGPAARGIAQATQIQGKELSYNNYNDADAALELVSEFRDGPPTVVIVKHANPCGVATADTLIEAYEAALACDSVSAFGGIIAVNRPLDGKTAEAISGIFTEVVAAPDADDDAKAVFARKKNLRLLLTGELPDPARGGLMMKTIAGGMLVQSRDNGRIGEADLKVVTKRAPTDQELKDCLFAWTVAKHVKSNAIVYAKGGATAGVGAGQMNRLESARIAAWKAKDAAGKAGWAEPRTIGSAVASDAFFPFADGLLAAVEAGATAVIQPGGSIRDAEVIAAADEAGLAMVFTNMRHFRH, from the coding sequence ATGAAGACGCCGACCACTCCCGCTCCGGACAAGGTGACGATCAAGCGCGCGCTGCTATCGGTCTCCGACAAGAGCGGGCTGGTGGAACTGGGGCAGGCACTGGCAGGCTGGGGCGTCGAACTGGTGTCGACCGGCGGAACCGCCAAGGCTCTTCGCGAGGCAGGCCTCGAGGTGAAGGACGTTTCCGACATCACCGGCTTTCCGGAAATGATGGACGGTCGCGTCAAGACGCTTCACCCGATGGTCCATGGCGGCCTCCTCAGCGTGCGCGACGATCCCGAGCATGCGAAGGCGATGACTGATCACGGCATCGGCGCGATCGACCTCGTCGTCGTCAATCTCTATCCGTTCGCCCAGACGGTCGCCAAGGGCGCCGGCCGCGACGAGATCATCGAGAATATCGATATCGGCGGCCCGTCGATGGTCCGTTCGGCGGCGAAGAACCATGGCTATGTGACGATCGCAACCGATCCGGCCGACTATGCCGAGATCATCGCCAGCGGCGGCAGCACTTCTCTCGAAACGCGCAAGCGCTTCGCCGCGAAGGCATTCGCCGCCACAGCCACTTATGATGCGATGATCTCCTCCTGGTTTGCGTTCGGCGATCAGCAGCAATTATTCCCCGAGGCGCTGTCGGTGCCGCTGCGCAAGGCCGAGGGGCTGCGCTACGGCGAGAACCCGCACCAGCAGGCGGCGCTCTATGTGCCGGCCGGGCCGGCGGCGCGCGGCATTGCCCAGGCCACCCAGATCCAGGGTAAGGAGCTGAGCTACAACAATTATAACGACGCCGATGCGGCGCTGGAACTGGTCAGCGAATTCCGCGACGGCCCGCCCACCGTTGTCATCGTCAAGCATGCCAATCCCTGCGGCGTCGCGACCGCCGACACCTTGATAGAGGCCTATGAAGCCGCGCTCGCCTGCGACAGCGTTTCGGCCTTCGGCGGGATCATCGCGGTCAACCGACCGCTGGACGGGAAGACCGCGGAAGCGATCAGCGGCATCTTCACTGAGGTCGTCGCCGCGCCCGATGCCGATGACGATGCCAAGGCGGTTTTCGCCAGGAAGAAGAATCTCCGCCTGCTGCTGACCGGCGAACTGCCGGATCCGGCGCGTGGCGGGCTGATGATGAAGACGATTGCCGGGGGGATGTTGGTCCAGTCGCGCGATAATGGCCGGATCGGGGAGGCCGACCTCAAGGTCGTGACGAAGCGGGCACCCACCGATCAGGAGCTGAAGGACTGCCTGTTCGCCTGGACGGTGGCCAAGCATGTCAAATCCAACGCGATCGTCTATGCGAAGGGCGGCGCGACCGCAGGTGTCGGCGCTGGCCAGATGAACCGGCTCGAATCCGCCAGGATCGCGGCCTGGAAGGCGAAGGATGCCGCCGGGAAGGCAGGCTGGGCCGAGCCGCGTACCATCGGTTCGGCGGTCGCTTCGGATGCCTTCTTCCCCTTTGCGGATGGCCTGCTGGCGGCTGTCGAGGCGGGCGCGACCGCGGTGATCCAGCCCGGCGGCTCGATCCGCGACGCAGAGGTAATCGCGGCGGCCGACGAGGCGGGGCTGGCCATGGTCTTCACGAACATGCGCCATTTCCGGCATTGA
- a CDS encoding DUF4170 domain-containing protein, whose product MSKIHLVFGGRVKDPRGLDFEDLNQIDVVGFFEDYKSAEKAWRGAAQRTVDDAEMKYVVVHLHKLLEPELE is encoded by the coding sequence ATGAGCAAGATCCATCTGGTGTTCGGTGGCCGCGTCAAGGATCCGCGCGGTCTCGATTTCGAAGACCTCAACCAGATCGACGTGGTCGGTTTCTTCGAGGATTATAAATCCGCCGAGAAAGCATGGCGCGGCGCGGCCCAGCGCACGGTCGACGATGCCGAAATGAAATATGTGGTGGTCCATCTCCACAAGCTGCTCGAGCCCGAGCTGGAATAG
- the greA gene encoding transcription elongation factor GreA, translating into MASVEKMPMLAEGQRMLTEELARLKAERPLIVDAIEEARAHGDLSENAEYHAAKERQGQIEASIADIEDRLSRAQVIDPRDLSGDKIVFGATVTLLDDDEKPVRYQIVGQTEADAKAGRISYNSPLGRALIGKKVDDEVEVTVPSGDRFYLVSKIEFI; encoded by the coding sequence ATGGCGAGCGTTGAGAAGATGCCGATGCTGGCGGAGGGGCAGAGGATGCTCACCGAGGAGCTCGCCCGTCTCAAAGCCGAACGGCCGCTGATCGTAGATGCGATCGAGGAAGCGCGCGCGCATGGCGATCTTTCGGAAAATGCCGAATATCACGCCGCCAAGGAGCGCCAAGGCCAGATCGAGGCGTCGATCGCAGATATCGAGGACCGGCTGAGCCGCGCCCAGGTCATCGACCCGCGTGACCTGTCGGGCGACAAGATCGTGTTCGGCGCCACGGTTACGCTGCTGGACGATGACGAGAAGCCGGTGCGCTACCAGATCGTCGGCCAGACCGAGGCCGACGCCAAGGCGGGCAGGATCAGCTATAATTCGCCGCTGGGCCGTGCGTTGATCGGCAAGAAGGTCGACGACGAGGTCGAGGTGACGGTGCCCTCGGGTGACCGCTTCTACCTCGTCTCCAAGATCGAGTTCATCTGA
- a CDS encoding MFS transporter yields the protein MADGGGEVEERIGPFTPLRNGLFRRIWTASLFSNFGQLIQGVGAAWAMTQLTGRADMVALVQTATFAPLMLFSLFAGAVADSYDRRKIALVALSIAFLGALAISLITLMGWLTPAWILVSCFVVGTGMALFGPAWQSSVGEQVPARELPQAIALNSISYNIARSFGPAIGGVLVAAAGVLAAFMFNALAYVPLIVVMIFWRRRPETSRLPPEALGRAIISGTRYVIHSPPIRAVLVRTTTIALAGVAVSALMPLVAHDMLGGNASLYGLLLGCFGGGAVIGALSLSAIKERASDERAVALSCVLVGLCTVGIGLSHTTLLTCLLLVGAGAGWMTAMALCNINIQMSSPRWVTGRALAACVTSVCGGTAIGSWVWGQVAAVQGTGFALVASGVAVILTIAAGIWWRMPAIEEQRDRDEPLTEPQTNLDLNGRSGPIAVSIEYRVPLDQARAFYTAMLPLEQIRHRTGGYNWSLARDVGDPELWTERYHTPTWHDYLRQRSRLTVADLEAWQKAIDFHVGDAPISVRRKLERPYGSVRWREDVPDRGVIMPLPQQGG from the coding sequence ATGGCCGATGGGGGCGGCGAAGTGGAAGAACGGATCGGGCCATTCACGCCGCTGCGCAATGGCCTGTTCCGTCGCATCTGGACGGCCAGCCTCTTTTCCAATTTCGGGCAGCTGATCCAGGGCGTCGGCGCTGCCTGGGCGATGACCCAGCTTACCGGACGTGCCGACATGGTGGCGCTGGTGCAGACCGCAACCTTCGCGCCGCTCATGCTCTTCTCGCTGTTCGCGGGGGCGGTGGCCGACAGCTATGACCGCCGCAAGATCGCGCTCGTTGCATTGTCGATCGCTTTCCTGGGCGCGCTCGCCATCAGCCTGATCACGCTGATGGGCTGGCTCACCCCCGCGTGGATTCTGGTCTCCTGCTTCGTGGTCGGAACCGGCATGGCCCTGTTCGGCCCGGCCTGGCAGAGTTCGGTGGGTGAGCAGGTGCCGGCACGCGAACTGCCGCAGGCCATCGCGCTCAACTCGATCAGCTACAATATCGCGCGCAGTTTCGGCCCGGCCATCGGCGGCGTGCTGGTCGCCGCGGCCGGGGTGCTGGCCGCGTTCATGTTCAACGCGCTCGCCTATGTGCCGCTGATCGTCGTGATGATCTTCTGGCGCCGGCGGCCGGAAACTTCGCGACTTCCTCCAGAGGCCCTGGGCCGGGCGATCATCTCCGGCACGCGCTACGTCATCCATTCGCCGCCGATCCGCGCGGTGCTCGTACGGACCACCACGATCGCCCTGGCCGGCGTAGCGGTGTCCGCGCTGATGCCGCTGGTGGCGCATGACATGCTGGGGGGGAACGCCTCGCTCTACGGCCTGCTGCTCGGCTGCTTCGGGGGTGGCGCGGTGATCGGCGCGCTGTCGCTGTCCGCCATCAAGGAACGCGCGTCGGACGAACGGGCCGTGGCCCTGAGCTGCGTGCTGGTCGGGCTATGCACGGTCGGTATCGGGCTGAGCCATACGACCTTGCTGACCTGCCTGCTACTGGTCGGCGCCGGGGCCGGCTGGATGACCGCGATGGCGCTGTGCAACATCAACATCCAGATGTCCTCGCCACGCTGGGTGACCGGCCGGGCGCTTGCGGCCTGCGTGACCTCCGTCTGCGGCGGGACGGCGATCGGCAGCTGGGTATGGGGTCAGGTCGCCGCAGTGCAGGGCACCGGCTTCGCGCTGGTCGCCTCGGGCGTTGCCGTCATCCTGACGATCGCGGCGGGGATATGGTGGCGGATGCCGGCCATCGAGGAACAGCGCGATCGCGACGAGCCGCTGACCGAGCCGCAGACCAACCTCGATCTCAACGGACGCAGCGGGCCGATCGCCGTTTCGATAGAGTATCGCGTGCCGCTCGATCAGGCGCGTGCCTTCTACACCGCGATGCTCCCGCTGGAGCAGATTCGCCATCGGACCGGGGGCTATAACTGGTCCCTGGCGCGCGATGTCGGCGACCCCGAACTGTGGACCGAGCGCTATCATACCCCGACCTGGCACGATTATCTGCGCCAGCGCAGCCGCCTGACCGTCGCCGATCTGGAGGCCTGGCAAAAGGCGATCGATTTCCATGTCGGCGATGCGCCCATCTCTGTGCGGCGCAAGCTCGAACGGCCCTATGGCTCGGTCCGCTGGCGCGAGGATGTGCCCGATCGCGGCGTCATCATGCCGTTGCCGCAACAGGGCGGCTGA
- a CDS encoding rhomboid family intramembrane serine protease, with protein MRPPPARATSAIAIVTVAVYGLLALLGWTEVADLAGGFIPARLSGATLDGALPMWVTPVTATLLHGGVIHLMFNMLMLVFCGRMVEAVIGPLGLGLLYLVGAYAAAGAQFLANPADGTPMIGASGAISAVFAAYALLFGRPRGFASHPVLGAAVNTLWLAAAWIGVQFLMGLAFADMGMAIATAAHVGGFLAGLLLTRPLLRWGRAAR; from the coding sequence ATGCGGCCGCCGCCAGCCCGGGCCACCAGCGCGATCGCCATCGTCACGGTGGCGGTCTACGGGCTGCTCGCCTTGCTGGGCTGGACCGAGGTCGCCGATCTGGCGGGTGGCTTCATTCCCGCGCGGCTGAGCGGCGCCACGCTGGACGGCGCGCTCCCGATGTGGGTCACCCCCGTCACGGCGACCCTGCTGCACGGCGGCGTTATCCACCTGATGTTCAACATGCTGATGCTGGTCTTCTGCGGCCGGATGGTTGAGGCCGTGATCGGGCCGTTGGGGCTTGGCCTGCTCTATCTGGTCGGCGCTTATGCGGCGGCGGGCGCGCAGTTCCTCGCCAATCCGGCGGACGGCACGCCGATGATCGGCGCCAGCGGCGCGATCTCGGCGGTGTTCGCGGCCTATGCGTTGCTGTTCGGCCGGCCGCGCGGGTTCGCTAGCCATCCGGTATTGGGGGCGGCCGTCAACACCCTCTGGCTCGCGGCGGCCTGGATCGGCGTCCAGTTCCTGATGGGCCTGGCCTTCGCCGACATGGGCATGGCGATCGCTACCGCCGCGCATGTCGGCGGCTTCCTGGCGGGCTTGCTGCTGACGCGGCCCCTGCTGCGATGGGGGCGGGCTGCCCGCTGA